DNA sequence from the Raineyella sp. LH-20 genome:
AGGCGATGGACAAGGTCGGCAAGGAAGGCGTCATCACCGTCGACGAGTCGAACACCTTCGGCCTGGAGCTCGAGCTCACCGAGGGCATGCGCTTCGACAAGGGCTACATCTCGCCCTACTTCGTCACCGACACCGAGCGCATGGAGACCGTGCTCGACAACCCCTACATCCTGCTGGTGAACTCCAAGGTCTCCAACCTCAAGGAGCTCCTGCCGGTGCTCGAGAAGGTCATGCAGGCCGGCAAGCCGCTGGTCGTCATCGCCGAGGACGTCGAGGGTGAGGCCCTCGCCGGCCTGATCGTCAACAAGATCCGTGGCACCTTCCAGTCCGTCGCCGTCAAGGCCCCCGGCTTCGGCGACCGTCGCAAGGCGATGCTGGCCGACATGGCCATCCTGACCGGCGGCCAGGTCATCTCCGAGGAAGTCGGCCTCAAGCTGGAGCAGGCCGACCTGACCCTGATGGGCTCCGCCCGCCAGGTCATCGTCACCAAGGACGAGACCACCATCATCGAAGGTGCCGGCGAGGCCGACGCCATCGAGGGCCGGGTCAACCAGATCCGCGCCGAGATCGAGCACAGCGACTCCGACTACGACCGCGAGAAGCTGCAGGAGCGGCTGGCCAAGCTGGCCGGCGGCGTGGCCGTGATCAAGGTCGGCGCTGCCACCGAGGTCGAGCTGAACGAGCGCAAGCACCGCATCGAGGACGCCGTCCGCAACGCCAAGGCGGCCGTCGAGGAGGGCATCCTGCCCGGCGGTGGCGTGGCCCTGATCCAGGCCGCCAAGGCCGTCTCCCTCGACCTGCAGGGCGAGGAGAAGGTCGGCGCCCAGATCGTCTTCCGCGCGGTCCAGGCCCCGCTGAAGCAGATCGCCGAGAACGCCGGCCTCGAGGGCGGCGTGGTGGCCGAGAAGGTCGCCAACCTGCCCGCCGGCCAGGGACTCAACGCCGCGACCGGTGAGTACGTCGACATGGTCGCGTCGGGCATCATCGACCCGGCCAAGGTGACCCGCTCCGCGCTGCAGAACGCCGCCTCCATCGCGGCGCTGTTCCTCACCACCGAGGCCGTCATCGCCGACAAGCCGGAGCCGGTCCAGGCGCCGGCCGGCCACGCGGGCGACGAGATGGGCGGCGTCGGCTTCTGAGCCGACCCTTTCCTGGTCCTCACCTCGGAGGGCGGTCCCGTACGGGGCCGCCCTCCGTGCCGTCATCCGGGGGGCGGGCCGTCACCGTTGACGGCCGGCCGGCTCTGTGGGGCCCGGACCGGCGGGCTCGGCGGGCGTGGCCAGCAGGTCGGCGCACTCCTGGACACTCAGCGACCGCCCCCGCGCCAGCGCGGCGCGGCGGACCCGGGCGGCGCCGGCCAACGGCTCGGCGGCGCCGACCAGTCCGGCGACGGCGGCCCGCCCGGCCCCCCGCCCCAGCCGCCAGGTGCGGGTCGCGCCGACCAGTTCGGGCGGATAGGGCTCGTACGTGGCGGGGTCGGCGACCAGCCCGGCCAGGTGCAGTCCGGACTCGCAGGTGAACAGGTCCGCGCCGACGACCGGCGCTTGCGGTGGCACCGGCCGCCCCACCCAGCTGGCCAGCCGCCGGGCGATGTCGCGGGCGGCCCGCAGATCGTAGTCGGCGCCGCAGCGGGCGACATACCATCCGGCCACCTCCTCGGTGCGGGAGATCCCGGCACGCTCGCCCAGCCCGGTGAGGCTGACGTCGGCCCAGTCGGCCCCGGCCTGCAGCGCCGCCACCGCGCCGGCGGTGGCCATCCCGAAGTCGTCGTGCAGGTGCACACCGACATCCCCGTCGAACCACCGGCGCGCCAGGTCCACCAAGGCGACGAGCTCGCCCGGCGCGGCGATCCCGACCGTGTCCGCGATCCGGATCCGGTCCGCGCCGGCCACCCGGGCGGCCCGGAGGACCGCCGCGAGGAAGCCGGTGTCGGCCCGAGTGGCGTCCTCACACCCCACCGACACGTAGCCGATCCCGGCGTCCCGGGCGATCCGCACCAACCGGCCGACCTGGGCCAGGGCCCAGTCGTGGCCGCGCCCCAGCCGGCGGGACAGGTGCAGGTCGGAGACCGGCAGGGCGAACGACACCACCTCCGGCCGCAGCGCCGCCGCCGCGCGGAGGTCGTCCGGCCGGGCCCGGCACCACAGCGCCCGGCGCACCCCCGGATCCAGGTCGTGGGCCAGGTCGAGCAGGTCGGCCACCGGCTCGGGATCGTACGTCGCCTCGGCGGCGGTGTGACCGACCTCGATCTCCTCCACGCCGATCCGGATCACCCCGGCCAGCAGCTCGCGCTGCCGGCCGGGGTCCAGATAGCCGACCGGAGCCTGGGCGCCCTCGCGCAGGGTCGTGTCGACCAGACCCGGCATCGGATCACTCGCCCGCCAGCCGGGCATAGAGCGCCCAGCGTTCGTCCACCACCGTCTGCGCCCGCTCCAGCAGGGCGCCGCTGCGCTCGGGATCGGCCCGGGCCACCGACTGGTACCGCGACTCGGCGGCGTAGAACTCACGCAGCGGCAGGAAGGGCGCCGGGGAATCCAGGGTGAACACCGGATCCGCACCGGGCGTGGGCTCGGGGTGGTAGCGGTAGAGCGGCCAGTGGCCACTGTCGACCGCCGCCCGCTGCCGCTCGGCGCTCCGGGCCAGATCGACCCCGTGCGAGATGCAGGTGGCGTACGCGATCACCAGTGACGGCCCTCGATAGGCGGCCGCCTCGCGCATCGCCCGCACCGCCTGCTCGTCGTCGGCGGTGATCGAGATCTGGGCCACGTACACGTCTCGGTAGGCCTGGGCCAGCAGGCCGAGGTCCTTCTTGCGGGTGGTCTTCCCGGAGGCGGCGAACTTCGCGGCCGCGCCGATCGGGGTGGCCTTGGAGGCCTGCCCGCCGGTGTTGGAGTAGACCTCGGAGTCCAGCACCAGGACGTTGATGTCCTCCCCGGAGGCCAGCAGGTGGTCCAGGCCACCGAACCCGATGTCGTACGCCCAGCCGTCGCCGCCGACCACCCACACCGAGGTCGGCACCAGGGCGTCGGCCAGTCCGGCGAGGGCGTCCACCGCGGTGGCCTGCTGCGGCGTCGGGTCGAGTCGGTCGAGAGCGGTGCGCAGTCGGCCGACCCGGGCCCGCTGGTCGGCCATCGCCCGTTCGTCGGTGACCGCGATGTCCTCGCTGAGCAGCCCCGTCAGTACCTCGGCGGGCAGGTCCAGGTCGTCGGCCAGCCCACTGAGCAGGGCCCGGGCCTGGCCGGCCCGTTCGCCGGCGCCCAGGCGGAGGCCGATGCCGAACTCGGCGTTGTCCTCGAACAGCGAGTTGTTCCACGCCGGTCCGTGCCCCGACCCGTCGCGGGCCCAAGGGGTGGTCGGCAGGTTGCCGCCGTAGATGGAGCTGCAGCCGGTGGCGTTGGCGACGATCATCCGGTCGCCGAAGAGCTGGGAGACCAGCTTCAGATACGGGGTCTCGCCGCAGCCGCTGCAGGCTCCGGAGAACTCGAAAAGCGGCTGCAGCAGCTGCGAGCCCTGCACCGTGTCCACCGGCAGGGTGGTGCGGTCGGTCTCCGGGATGGTCAGGTAGTGGGCGAAGGCGGCGCGTTGGGCGCTCCGGACACCGGCGGCCGGGACCATGCCGAGGGCGGAGGTGGGGCAGACGCTGGTGCACACCGTGCAGCCGGTGCAGTCGTCGGGGGCGACCTGGACCGTGAGCCGGCTGCCCGCGGCGAACTCCCGCCCGGCGGCCTCCTTGGCCTGGAAGCCGTCCGGGGCGTCGTCGAGCCACTCGGGGCCGAAGACCTTCATCCGGATCGCGGCATGCGGACAGGCCAGCGTGCACTTGCCGCAGTCCAGGCACATCTCCGGTTCCCAGGAGGGCAGCTCGGTCGCCAGCGCGCGCTTCTCGAGCGCGGCAGTGCCGGTCGGGAAGGTGCCGCCGGCGGGCATCGCGCTCACCGGCAGTCGCTCGCCGGAGCCGGCCAGCAGGTGGCGTACGGTCCGCAGCGCGAGGTCCCCGTCGGACGGGAGCGTCGTCTCCGGGGGCAGGTCGTTGAAGGTCGGGTCGTCGGGCACCACCAGCGGTGCCATCGCGGCGAGGGCGGCGTCGAGGGCATCCAGGTTGGCCTGGACGATCGCCGGGCCACGTTTGGCGTACGTCCTCCGGGCGCTGTCCTTGGCCAACGCCAGCGCCTGCTCGACCGGCAGGACATCGGCCAGGGCGAGGAAGCAGGCCTGCATCACGGTGTTGATCCGTCGGCCCAGACCGACCTTGCGGGCGACCTTGGCGGCGTTGACCGTGTACACCTTCAGGTCCTTGGCCAGGACGGCCCGCTGGATCGCGCCGGGCAGCTTCTTCCACAGCACGTCCGGTTTGTACGGTGTCGCCAGCAGCACCGTCGCCCCCGGCTTGGCCACGTCGAGCACCGGCAGGGTGGAGAGCAGGCCGAACTGGTGGACGGCCACGAAGTCGGCCTGCTCGATCAGGTAGGGAGCGTCGATCGGGTCCGGCCCGAAGCGCAGGTGGGAGACGGTGGTCGACCCGGACTTCTTGGAGTCGTAGACGAAATAGGCCTGTACGGTGCGGTCGGTGTTCTCCCCGATCAGCTTCGCCGAGGCCTTGTTGGCTCCGACCGTGCCGTCCGAGCCCAGTCCGTAGAAGACCGCCTGGACCGCCGTGGTCGGCAGCCGGAAGCCCGGATCGGTCGGCAGGCTCAGCCGGGTGACGTCGTCGGTGATGCCGACCGTGAAACGCCGCCGGACCGCCTCCCCGCCCAGCAGCCGCTGCAGTTCGTCGAAGACGGCCGCCGCGTCCCGCGGTGCGAACTCCTTCGACCCCAGGCCGTAGCGCCCACCGATCACCCGGGGCGGATCGGCCAGCCACTCGGTCAGGGCGTCGACGACGTCCAGGTGCAGTGGTTCGGCGGCGGCGCCCGGCTCCTTGACCCGGTCCAGCACTGCGACGGCGCGCACCGTGCGTGGCAGGGCGGCGGCCAGAGCCGCCGCCGGGAACGGTCGGTAGAGTCGTACAGTCAGCACCCCGACCCTGGCCCCGGCGGCGTTGAGCGCGTCGGCGGTGGCCCGTACGGTGTGGCTCGCCGACCCCATCACGACCACCACCCGGTCCGCCTCGGGAGAGCCGTGGTACTCGACCAGGCCGTACCGGCGGCCGGTGAGCTGGTGGAACCGGTCCAGCAGACCCTCGACGATGCCGGGGGCGGCGTCGTAGAAGGGGTTGGCCACCTCCCGGCCCTGGAAGTAGACGTCGGGGTTCTGCGCGGTGCCGCGCAGCACCGGACGGTCGGGGGTGAGGGCGCGGGCGCGGTGGGCCAGCACGTCCCGCTCGTCGACGAGCCAGCGCAGCTGGTCGTCGGTGAGCATCCGGATCCGGTTGATCTCGTGCGAGGTGCGGAACCCGTCGAAGTGGTGCAGGAAGGGGATCCGCGCCGCGAGGGTGGCCGCGTGGGCGACCGCCGCCATGTCGTGGGCCTCCTGCACGCTGGTCGAACCGAGGATCGCCCAGCCGGTGGAGCGGGCGGCCATCACGTCGGAGTGGTCCCCGAAGATGCTCAGGGCGTGGGTGGCGATGGCCCGGGCGGCGACGTGCAGCACCGCCGGCGTCAGCTCACCGGCGATCTTGTACATGTTCGGCAGCATCAGCAGCAGCCCCTGGGAGCAGGTGAAGCTGGATGCCATCATCCCGGACTGGACTGCTCCGTGCAGGGTGGCGATCGCTCCGGCCTCGGACTGCAGCTGGTAGATCCGCGGCACCCGTCCCCACAGGTTGGTGCGGCCCTTGTTGCTCCAGACATCGGCCGCCTCGCCCATCGGTGAGGCCGGGGTGATCGGGTACAGCGCGCAGATGTCGCTGAGCCGGTGGGCGACCGAGGCCGCGGCCTCGTTGCCGTCCAGACAGTGCCAGCGGTCGGGCCTGGCAGGGGGTGGCGTGGTGGTCGGGGTCGGGATGGTGAGGGTCATGGTGTCCTCCGAGGAAATGGGTGGGAGCGGGCGCCGGTGACGGTCCTAGCCGCAGCCGGTGCCGGGCCCGGAGCAGGAGGTGGCGCAGTCCCGTGGCGGGAGCGCCCGGCGCGGGGTCCGGCCGGCGAAGACGTCGGTCACCGCCTCGCTGATCAGGCCGTCGGACTCGTAGACCGAGATGCCCGCGCTCTGCAGGACCGTACGGGGGGAGCCGCCGAGCTGGTGACAGATCAGCGCCCGGCAGTCGGACAGCGTGCCGGCGAGGGTGGCCCATCGTCCGGCGCCGCCACCCTCGGGCGGAGTGGTGCGGGTGTCGATCAGGCGGGGAGTGATCCGGCCGTCGACGTCGGCGTTCTCGTAGATGTAGACCACGTCCGCGCCGCCGAGGTGTTGGTTGACCAGGAACCCTTCCTGGGAACAGACGGCGATGTGCGGTCGGGCGTGGCCACGGTTGACGCGGGCCGCCATCAGCCGGTCGACGTCGGTCTGGTCGTGGTCGTCGTCGAGCATGCCGACCGCGTCAGCGCGGCAGCGCTGGCAGTGGGTCATCTGGGGCAGGTGCTGGCCGGCGTCGCTGCGGGCCCGGGCGACCTGGTCGGTGCTGGGGGCGCCGAGTTCACCGAACGGGGTGCCCTCGACGGGGTAGAGCGGCATCGCGTTCATGGTGTCGACGCCGAGGGCGGCGACGGTGCGGGCGACGTCGGCGACGCCGTCCAGCGTCACCTCGGGTACCAGCACGGTGTTGACCTTGACGGTCACGCCGCGCTCCTTCAGCCCGCGGATCGCCTCCAGCTGCCGGGCGATGATCAGCTCGCCTGCCTCCCGGCCGCGGTAGACGCGACGGTCGGCGTCGCGGACCCAGCGGTAGATCCGGGCGGCGACACCGGGGTCGACGGTCGACATGGTGATCGTGACGTGGCTGATCTGCAGGCCGGCGATCTCGTCGAGGTGACCGGGCACGCCCAGGCCGTTGGAGGAG
Encoded proteins:
- a CDS encoding radical SAM protein; protein product: MTAPLTPTKVPLTDHPCFDEAARSRTARVHLPVAPRCNVACNYCNRKFDCVAESRPGVSSTVLTPEQAADYVDTVRREVPHLAVVGIAGPGDPFANADATLRSLRLVKQRHPDLLLCVSSNGLGVPGHLDEIAGLQISHVTITMSTVDPGVAARIYRWVRDADRRVYRGREAGELIIARQLEAIRGLKERGVTVKVNTVLVPEVTLDGVADVARTVAALGVDTMNAMPLYPVEGTPFGELGAPSTDQVARARSDAGQHLPQMTHCQRCRADAVGMLDDDHDQTDVDRLMAARVNRGHARPHIAVCSQEGFLVNQHLGGADVVYIYENADVDGRITPRLIDTRTTPPEGGGAGRWATLAGTLSDCRALICHQLGGSPRTVLQSAGISVYESDGLISEAVTDVFAGRTPRRALPPRDCATSCSGPGTGCG
- the groL gene encoding chaperonin GroEL (60 kDa chaperone family; promotes refolding of misfolded polypeptides especially under stressful conditions; forms two stacked rings of heptamers to form a barrel-shaped 14mer; ends can be capped by GroES; misfolded proteins enter the barrel where they are refolded when GroES binds) encodes the protein MAKLIEFDVEARRGLERGMNTLADAVKVTLGPKGRNVVLEKKWGAPTITNDGVSIAKEIELEEPYEKIGAELVKEVAKKTDDVAGDGTTTATVLAQAIVREGLKNVTAGANPMSLKKGIEKAVAAINEQLLAMATDVETKAQIAATASISAADTQVGEIIAEAMDKVGKEGVITVDESNTFGLELELTEGMRFDKGYISPYFVTDTERMETVLDNPYILLVNSKVSNLKELLPVLEKVMQAGKPLVVIAEDVEGEALAGLIVNKIRGTFQSVAVKAPGFGDRRKAMLADMAILTGGQVISEEVGLKLEQADLTLMGSARQVIVTKDETTIIEGAGEADAIEGRVNQIRAEIEHSDSDYDREKLQERLAKLAGGVAVIKVGAATEVELNERKHRIEDAVRNAKAAVEEGILPGGGVALIQAAKAVSLDLQGEEKVGAQIVFRAVQAPLKQIAENAGLEGGVVAEKVANLPAGQGLNAATGEYVDMVASGIIDPAKVTRSALQNAASIAALFLTTEAVIADKPEPVQAPAGHAGDEMGGVGF
- the nifJ gene encoding pyruvate:ferredoxin (flavodoxin) oxidoreductase, which gives rise to MTLTIPTPTTTPPPARPDRWHCLDGNEAAASVAHRLSDICALYPITPASPMGEAADVWSNKGRTNLWGRVPRIYQLQSEAGAIATLHGAVQSGMMASSFTCSQGLLLMLPNMYKIAGELTPAVLHVAARAIATHALSIFGDHSDVMAARSTGWAILGSTSVQEAHDMAAVAHAATLAARIPFLHHFDGFRTSHEINRIRMLTDDQLRWLVDERDVLAHRARALTPDRPVLRGTAQNPDVYFQGREVANPFYDAAPGIVEGLLDRFHQLTGRRYGLVEYHGSPEADRVVVVMGSASHTVRATADALNAAGARVGVLTVRLYRPFPAAALAAALPRTVRAVAVLDRVKEPGAAAEPLHLDVVDALTEWLADPPRVIGGRYGLGSKEFAPRDAAAVFDELQRLLGGEAVRRRFTVGITDDVTRLSLPTDPGFRLPTTAVQAVFYGLGSDGTVGANKASAKLIGENTDRTVQAYFVYDSKKSGSTTVSHLRFGPDPIDAPYLIEQADFVAVHQFGLLSTLPVLDVAKPGATVLLATPYKPDVLWKKLPGAIQRAVLAKDLKVYTVNAAKVARKVGLGRRINTVMQACFLALADVLPVEQALALAKDSARRTYAKRGPAIVQANLDALDAALAAMAPLVVPDDPTFNDLPPETTLPSDGDLALRTVRHLLAGSGERLPVSAMPAGGTFPTGTAALEKRALATELPSWEPEMCLDCGKCTLACPHAAIRMKVFGPEWLDDAPDGFQAKEAAGREFAAGSRLTVQVAPDDCTGCTVCTSVCPTSALGMVPAAGVRSAQRAAFAHYLTIPETDRTTLPVDTVQGSQLLQPLFEFSGACSGCGETPYLKLVSQLFGDRMIVANATGCSSIYGGNLPTTPWARDGSGHGPAWNNSLFEDNAEFGIGLRLGAGERAGQARALLSGLADDLDLPAEVLTGLLSEDIAVTDERAMADQRARVGRLRTALDRLDPTPQQATAVDALAGLADALVPTSVWVVGGDGWAYDIGFGGLDHLLASGEDINVLVLDSEVYSNTGGQASKATPIGAAAKFAASGKTTRKKDLGLLAQAYRDVYVAQISITADDEQAVRAMREAAAYRGPSLVIAYATCISHGVDLARSAERQRAAVDSGHWPLYRYHPEPTPGADPVFTLDSPAPFLPLREFYAAESRYQSVARADPERSGALLERAQTVVDERWALYARLAGE